A stretch of Saccharothrix texasensis DNA encodes these proteins:
- a CDS encoding ROK family transcriptional regulator, translating to MTPGTDPRTAPSWPDLPEVARDVLLEVLVHGAMPRAELATRLHLSRPTLTRVTRTLVLHGLLVEGGTQLRSSTGRPSEILHVRGDSHHFLGVKLTADRLFAAVTDLTATVTATTDQPLRSNDPADVIAQIAKVAAGFPGLTAIGVTLGGIVSGGVVVEAEFLRWVDVPLRDALVEATAVPVVVDNDVQALTSAEHWFGAGAGLDSMVLITVGAGVGCGVVVDGKLVRGSHGLTPRIAHILVDPSGPQCGYGHRGCASSYLMTHVMLRQLDGDPTYGEAVERALAGDPVAKEVFDNAGYALGVLIGTVANFLDPRKVLLTGDGLPLHEVSEQRVADGIAASFEADPALIDLDVRPFDFSEWARSGAALAIRATLTESR from the coding sequence GTGACTCCGGGAACCGACCCACGCACCGCCCCGTCCTGGCCGGACCTGCCCGAAGTCGCCCGTGACGTGCTGCTGGAGGTCCTCGTCCACGGCGCGATGCCCCGGGCCGAGCTCGCCACCCGCCTGCACCTGTCCCGGCCCACCCTCACCCGGGTGACCCGCACGCTCGTGCTCCACGGACTGCTCGTCGAGGGCGGGACGCAACTGCGCTCGTCCACCGGCAGGCCCTCGGAGATCCTCCACGTGCGCGGCGACTCCCACCACTTCCTCGGCGTGAAGCTGACCGCCGACCGGCTGTTCGCGGCCGTGACGGACCTGACGGCGACGGTGACCGCGACCACCGACCAGCCGCTGCGCTCGAACGACCCGGCGGACGTCATCGCCCAGATCGCCAAAGTCGCGGCGGGCTTCCCGGGGCTGACGGCCATCGGCGTGACGCTGGGCGGCATCGTGTCCGGCGGGGTGGTGGTCGAGGCGGAGTTCCTGCGGTGGGTGGACGTGCCGCTGCGGGACGCCCTGGTCGAGGCGACCGCCGTGCCGGTCGTCGTGGACAACGACGTGCAGGCGCTCACGTCGGCCGAGCACTGGTTCGGCGCGGGCGCGGGGCTCGACTCGATGGTCCTCATCACGGTGGGCGCGGGCGTCGGCTGCGGCGTGGTCGTCGACGGCAAGCTGGTGCGGGGCTCGCACGGCCTCACGCCCCGGATCGCGCACATCCTGGTCGACCCGAGCGGCCCGCAGTGCGGGTACGGCCACCGCGGCTGCGCGTCGAGCTACCTCATGACGCACGTGATGCTGCGGCAGCTGGACGGCGACCCGACGTACGGGGAAGCGGTCGAGCGGGCGCTGGCGGGTGACCCGGTCGCCAAGGAGGTCTTCGACAACGCGGGCTACGCGCTGGGCGTGCTGATCGGCACCGTCGCGAACTTCCTGGACCCGCGGAAGGTCCTGCTGACGGGTGACGGGCTCCCGCTCCACGAGGTGTCGGAGCAGCGCGTGGCGGACGGGATCGCGGCGAGCTTCGAGGCCGACCCGGCGCTGATCGACCTGGACGTGCGGCCCTTCGACTTCAGCGAGTGGGCGCGTTCGGGCGCCGCCCTGGCCATCCGCGCCACCCTCACCGAATCCCGCTGA